Proteins from a single region of Pseudomonas phenolilytica:
- a CDS encoding thymidine phosphorylase family protein — protein MTTITSETPNSGKAPVHLALRRVAIDTYRENVAYLHRDCAACRAEGFQALAKVEIRVNGKRILASLNVVDDSAIVGCNELGLSEDAFAQLGAEPGVPASISQAEPAPSIPALHRKIAGERLRREDFHAIIRDIAEHRYSKIELTAFVVACNQGELDREEVYFLTDAMIQVGRRLDWREHPVVDKHCIGGIPGNRTSMLVVPIVAAHGMLCPKTSSRAITSPAGTADTMEVLANVELPFERLCEMVREERGCLAWGGSSDLSPADDVLIAVERPLSIDSPGQMVASILSKKIAAGSTHLLLDIPIGPTAKVRSMAEAQRLRKLFEFVATRLGLTLDVVITDGRQPIGNGIGPVLEARDVMQVLQNDPAAPIDLRQKALRLAGRMLEFDPDVRGGDGYAIARDILDSGRALKKMHSIIAAQGAKPFDHNQPPLARLSFDVLADRDAVVTGIDNLQLARIARLAGAPKVQGAGVDILRKLGEPVQAGTCLYRVYADFPADLAFARQATERASGFSLGGADEVPSVFVEF, from the coding sequence ATGACCACCATTACCAGCGAAACGCCGAACAGCGGCAAAGCTCCGGTGCACCTGGCACTGCGCCGGGTCGCCATCGACACCTACCGTGAGAACGTCGCCTACCTGCACCGCGATTGCGCGGCCTGCCGCGCCGAAGGTTTCCAGGCGCTGGCCAAGGTCGAGATCCGCGTCAACGGCAAGCGCATCCTCGCCAGCCTCAACGTGGTGGACGACTCCGCCATCGTCGGCTGCAACGAACTCGGGCTGTCCGAGGACGCCTTCGCCCAGCTCGGCGCGGAGCCCGGCGTGCCCGCGTCAATCTCCCAGGCCGAGCCGGCACCCTCGATCCCCGCGCTGCACCGCAAGATCGCCGGCGAGCGCCTGCGCCGCGAGGACTTCCACGCGATCATCCGCGACATCGCCGAGCACCGTTACTCGAAGATCGAACTGACCGCCTTCGTCGTCGCCTGCAACCAGGGTGAGCTGGACCGCGAGGAGGTGTACTTCCTCACCGACGCGATGATCCAGGTCGGCCGCCGCCTCGACTGGCGCGAGCATCCGGTGGTGGACAAGCACTGCATCGGCGGCATCCCCGGCAACCGCACCTCGATGCTGGTGGTGCCGATCGTCGCCGCCCACGGCATGCTCTGCCCGAAGACCAGCTCGCGGGCCATCACCTCGCCGGCCGGCACCGCCGACACCATGGAAGTGCTGGCCAACGTCGAGCTGCCCTTCGAGCGCCTCTGCGAAATGGTCCGCGAGGAACGCGGCTGCCTGGCCTGGGGCGGCAGCAGCGACCTCTCCCCGGCCGATGACGTGCTGATCGCCGTCGAGCGGCCACTGTCGATCGACTCGCCGGGACAGATGGTCGCCTCCATCCTGTCGAAGAAGATTGCCGCCGGTTCCACCCATCTGCTGCTGGACATTCCCATCGGCCCGACCGCCAAGGTGCGCTCGATGGCCGAGGCGCAACGCCTGCGCAAGCTGTTCGAGTTCGTGGCCACGCGCCTGGGCCTGACCCTGGACGTGGTCATCACCGACGGTCGCCAGCCGATCGGCAATGGCATCGGCCCGGTACTGGAGGCGCGCGACGTGATGCAGGTGCTGCAGAACGACCCGGCGGCGCCGATCGACCTGCGTCAGAAGGCCCTGCGCCTGGCCGGACGCATGCTCGAGTTCGATCCCGATGTGCGCGGCGGCGACGGTTATGCCATTGCCCGTGACATCCTCGACTCGGGGCGGGCGCTGAAGAAGATGCACTCGATCATCGCCGCGCAGGGTGCCAAACCCTTCGACCATAACCAGCCGCCGTTGGCACGGCTCAGCTTCGACGTGCTCGCCGACCGCGACGCCGTGGTCACCGGCATCGACAACCTGCAGCTGGCGCGCATCGCGCGGTTGGCCGGCGCGCCGAAGGTACAGGGCGCCGGCGTCGACATCCTGCGCAAACTCGGCGAACCGGTACAGGCCGGCACCTGTCTGTATCGCGTCTACGCGGACTTTCCCGCCGACCTCGCCTTCGCCCGTCAGGCCACCGAGCGCGCCAGTGGCTTCAGCCTCGGCGGGGCCGACGAGGTTCCCAGTGTATTCGTGGAGTTCTGA